From Curtobacterium sp. SGAir0471, the proteins below share one genomic window:
- a CDS encoding ester cyclase translates to MTKDANAATQEKLGGILEARDWSRMHEAWHEDVVDHDPAPDQAPGLAGIVDFWTEFTTAFPDVTLEADPLVVTDDFITAVFTIHGTHTGPFQGHEPTGREFTVRGIQVSKFVDGKIAERWGSTDQKGIEEQLQLGSSDAQFVSKD, encoded by the coding sequence ATGACCAAGGACGCGAACGCCGCCACGCAGGAGAAGCTCGGCGGGATCCTCGAGGCACGCGACTGGAGCCGCATGCACGAGGCCTGGCACGAGGACGTCGTCGACCACGACCCCGCACCCGACCAGGCGCCGGGGCTCGCCGGCATCGTCGACTTCTGGACGGAGTTCACGACCGCGTTCCCGGACGTCACGCTCGAGGCGGACCCGCTCGTGGTGACCGACGACTTCATCACCGCGGTGTTCACGATCCACGGCACCCACACCGGGCCGTTCCAGGGACACGAGCCGACCGGCCGCGAGTTCACCGTCCGCGGCATCCAGGTGTCGAAGTTCGTCGACGGGAAGATCGCCGAGCGCTGGGGCTCGACGGACCAGAAGGGCATCGAGGAGCAGCTGCAGCTCGGCTCGTCCGACGCGCAGTTCGTCAGCAAGGACTGA
- a CDS encoding DUF2254 domain-containing protein, translating into MHALLVRVRESFWFLPALLGVVAIVVAQLLVTLDREVLDGQVPAVPFLDALSAGGGRSILTTIGTAMLTVAGTSFSITISVLATTSSTYGPRLVRNFTADRANQLVLAAFTSTFLYAMVVLRTVHTDVDDGDAFVPVVAIHVAVLLAVLDVGVLVFFIHHIASSTQITSLQRQVQTDLRAAVDEAYRDGDDERRTIQPVTVPEDGWYAVRAASDGYVQSVEWRTLTAWAVRNDRLVDVVATPGRYVIQGDVVVRVRVRADGDQIDRSRDDDSTPAIDAATSRTLRAAVVLGTARTPVQDVEFALQQLVEIAVRGLASGSNDPYTAVSALDMATPVLVPLWRDRSAVTALLGPDGTPRVLQHWPSPEDLVAGLFATVGHYGAGQPLVERAADRLAERLEHQAPEHRRGLVAGTRARRDDPDGEPPA; encoded by the coding sequence ATGCACGCGCTGCTCGTCCGCGTCCGCGAGTCGTTCTGGTTCCTGCCCGCCCTGCTCGGGGTCGTGGCGATCGTCGTCGCGCAGCTGCTCGTCACGCTCGACCGCGAGGTCCTGGACGGGCAGGTGCCGGCGGTCCCGTTCCTCGACGCCCTGAGCGCCGGCGGTGGTCGGTCGATCCTGACGACGATCGGCACGGCCATGCTCACGGTGGCGGGCACCTCGTTCTCGATCACGATCTCGGTCCTCGCGACCACGTCGTCGACGTACGGGCCGCGGCTCGTGCGGAACTTCACGGCGGACCGGGCGAACCAGCTCGTGCTCGCGGCGTTCACCTCGACGTTCCTGTACGCGATGGTCGTGCTGCGGACCGTGCACACCGACGTCGACGACGGCGACGCGTTCGTGCCCGTCGTCGCCATCCACGTCGCCGTGCTGCTCGCGGTGCTCGACGTCGGTGTGCTCGTCTTCTTCATCCACCACATCGCGTCGAGCACGCAGATCACGTCGCTGCAGCGGCAGGTGCAGACCGACCTGCGTGCCGCGGTCGACGAGGCCTACCGGGACGGCGACGACGAGCGACGGACGATCCAGCCCGTCACCGTCCCCGAGGACGGCTGGTACGCGGTCCGGGCGGCCTCCGACGGCTACGTGCAGTCGGTGGAGTGGCGGACGCTGACGGCATGGGCGGTCCGCAACGACCGTCTGGTGGACGTCGTCGCGACCCCGGGCCGGTACGTCATCCAGGGCGACGTCGTCGTCCGCGTGCGCGTCCGCGCGGACGGGGACCAGATCGACCGATCGCGCGACGACGACAGCACCCCGGCGATCGACGCCGCGACCTCCCGGACGCTGCGCGCCGCGGTGGTCCTCGGCACCGCCCGGACGCCCGTGCAGGACGTCGAGTTCGCCCTCCAGCAGCTCGTCGAGATCGCCGTCCGCGGTCTGGCGTCCGGCTCGAACGACCCGTACACGGCGGTCAGCGCCCTGGACATGGCGACGCCGGTCCTGGTGCCGCTCTGGCGCGACCGGAGCGCCGTGACGGCACTGCTCGGGCCGGACGGGACGCCGCGGGTCCTGCAGCACTGGCCGTCCCCCGAGGACCTGGTGGCCGGACTCTTCGCGACCGTCGGGCACTACGGCGCCGGACAACCGCTCGTCGAGCGGGCCGCCGATCGGCTCGCTGAGCGGCTGGAGCACCAGGCGCCGGAGCACCGGCGCGGACTCGTGGCCGGGACGCGCGCGCGGCGTGACGACCCCGACGGCGAGCCACCTGCCTGA
- a CDS encoding BCCT family transporter, with amino-acid sequence MATTRPPASSTDQLRPGEPVRTTPELARWVFWPAAVIVLGFVAWTLVAPSSAEAVFTALQSGIVRNFSWYYVLIAAFFVGFSLFVGFSKYGDIKLGKDQDEPEFTTGSWFALLFAAGMGIGLVFYGVSEPLSHFASPRPGVTGTENQLAQQAMTQTFLHWGLHAWAIYVVLGLALAYAIHRRGRPVSIRWALEPLLGNRVRGGWGNLIDVIALIGTLFGVATSLGLGVIQIGAGLESAGLAESSTVSQIAIIAVITAVTIVSLVTGVTKGMKILSNFNLILAAALLLFILIVGPTQFLLRDFVQSIGAYLQNVVGLSFNVTAQQGAAGEEWQGAWTTFYWGWWMSWAPFVGIFIARISRGRTVREFVFGVLLVPTALTFLWFAVLGGAAIHQETDGAGGLVGADGSVDVEGSLFTLLADLPAGVVLTFGAILLIGVFFVTSSDSGSLVMAMIASGGDIEPKNWLRVFFALVAALLAVALLLTGGLNALKTAAITTALPFSIVLLMTCWSTIIAFNRERRAYDKAEREVLLEHVGAYYGLEVDAPNERAAGRPWDIVRRLRGRTPQRSGVSTSPDAFPVHTDTVSPDPGIDASLDPAPADAAADAQEAQPRS; translated from the coding sequence ATGGCCACGACCAGACCACCAGCATCATCCACCGACCAGCTCCGCCCCGGGGAGCCGGTCCGCACCACCCCCGAGCTCGCGCGCTGGGTCTTCTGGCCGGCCGCCGTCATCGTGCTCGGCTTCGTCGCCTGGACCCTCGTCGCACCCTCGTCCGCCGAGGCCGTGTTCACCGCGCTGCAGAGCGGGATCGTCCGCAACTTCAGCTGGTACTACGTGCTCATCGCGGCGTTCTTCGTCGGGTTCTCGCTGTTCGTCGGGTTCTCGAAGTACGGCGACATCAAGCTCGGCAAGGACCAGGACGAGCCCGAGTTCACCACCGGCTCGTGGTTCGCCCTGCTCTTCGCGGCGGGCATGGGCATCGGACTCGTCTTCTACGGTGTCTCCGAGCCGCTCAGCCACTTCGCCTCACCCCGGCCCGGCGTCACGGGCACCGAGAACCAGCTCGCGCAGCAGGCGATGACCCAGACGTTCCTGCACTGGGGCCTGCACGCCTGGGCCATCTACGTCGTCCTCGGCCTCGCCCTGGCCTACGCGATCCACCGTCGCGGCCGTCCGGTCTCGATCCGGTGGGCACTCGAACCGCTGCTCGGCAACCGCGTCCGCGGCGGGTGGGGCAACCTCATCGACGTGATCGCCCTGATCGGCACGCTGTTCGGCGTCGCGACCTCGCTCGGCCTCGGTGTCATCCAGATCGGCGCCGGACTCGAGAGCGCCGGTCTCGCCGAGAGCAGCACGGTCAGCCAGATCGCGATCATCGCGGTCATCACCGCGGTGACGATCGTCTCCCTGGTCACCGGCGTGACCAAGGGGATGAAGATCCTGTCGAACTTCAACCTCATCCTCGCGGCGGCACTGCTGCTCTTCATCCTGATCGTCGGCCCCACGCAGTTCCTGCTGCGGGACTTCGTGCAGTCGATCGGCGCCTACCTGCAGAACGTCGTCGGACTCTCCTTCAACGTGACCGCGCAGCAGGGTGCGGCCGGCGAGGAGTGGCAGGGCGCCTGGACGACGTTCTACTGGGGCTGGTGGATGTCGTGGGCCCCCTTCGTCGGCATCTTCATCGCACGCATCTCGCGCGGCCGCACCGTGCGTGAGTTCGTCTTCGGCGTGCTGCTCGTGCCGACGGCACTGACCTTCCTCTGGTTCGCCGTCCTCGGTGGTGCCGCCATCCACCAGGAGACGGACGGCGCCGGCGGCCTCGTCGGCGCGGACGGGTCGGTCGACGTCGAGGGCTCGCTCTTCACGCTGCTCGCCGACCTGCCCGCCGGCGTCGTGCTGACCTTCGGCGCGATCCTGCTCATCGGCGTCTTCTTCGTGACGTCGTCGGACTCGGGGTCACTCGTCATGGCGATGATCGCGTCGGGCGGCGACATCGAGCCGAAGAACTGGCTGCGCGTGTTCTTCGCGCTCGTCGCTGCGCTGCTGGCCGTGGCGCTGCTCCTGACCGGAGGGTTGAACGCGCTGAAGACCGCGGCGATCACCACGGCGTTGCCGTTCAGCATCGTCCTGCTGATGACCTGTTGGTCGACGATCATCGCCTTCAACCGCGAGCGCCGGGCGTACGACAAGGCGGAGCGCGAGGTCCTGCTCGAGCACGTCGGTGCGTACTACGGCCTCGAGGTGGACGCGCCGAACGAGCGCGCAGCCGGACGGCCGTGGGACATCGTCCGTCGCCTCCGTGGCCGGACGCCGCAGCGCAGTGGTGTGAGCACCTCGCCGGATGCGTTCCCCGTGCACACCGACACCGTCTCACCGGATCCCGGGATCGACGCGAGCCTCGACCCGGCGCCAGCCGACGCAGCAGCGGACGCTCAGGAGGCGCAGCCGCGGTCCTGA
- a CDS encoding DNA-formamidopyrimidine glycosylase family protein: MPEGDSVHRLASRLRAVDGALVTRGELRGGADAGVPLGGRRIIGHATHGKHLLTRFDDGSTLHTHMRMTGSWTTTGAGKRLPVHAARDARVRMALDDGRTVWGIALPVVELLSTRDEHLAVGYLGPDLLHDDFDRDEALRRCTADPDLPVRTVLLDQRRVAGLGNLWANELGFVRGLHPDRPIGTVDVGALLDTAQRMLRHSATTPDAYQVTTGVLRRGERHWVVGRAGRPCLRCGTRVRARDDVEVVGSAPRRVWWCPRCQPVTVEAAATAAG, encoded by the coding sequence ATGCCCGAGGGTGACTCCGTCCACCGCCTGGCGTCACGCCTCCGCGCCGTCGACGGTGCCCTGGTCACCCGCGGTGAACTGCGCGGTGGCGCCGACGCCGGCGTTCCGCTCGGCGGCCGGCGGATCATCGGGCACGCGACGCACGGCAAGCACCTGCTGACCCGGTTCGACGACGGCAGCACGCTGCACACGCACATGCGGATGACGGGCTCGTGGACGACGACGGGCGCCGGGAAGCGCCTGCCCGTGCACGCCGCGCGGGACGCCCGCGTCCGGATGGCCCTCGACGACGGCCGGACGGTGTGGGGGATCGCCCTGCCCGTGGTCGAGCTGCTCTCCACCCGTGACGAGCACCTGGCGGTCGGGTACCTCGGCCCGGACCTGCTCCACGACGACTTCGACCGCGACGAGGCCCTCCGTCGCTGCACGGCCGACCCCGACCTGCCCGTGCGCACCGTCCTGCTCGACCAGCGGCGCGTGGCGGGGCTCGGCAACCTCTGGGCGAACGAGCTCGGCTTCGTCCGCGGGCTACACCCCGACCGGCCGATCGGCACGGTCGACGTCGGGGCACTGCTCGACACGGCGCAGCGCATGCTCCGCCACTCGGCGACGACGCCCGACGCGTACCAGGTGACCACCGGGGTGCTCCGCCGCGGCGAGCGCCACTGGGTCGTCGGTCGGGCCGGTCGGCCGTGCCTGCGCTGCGGGACGCGGGTGCGCGCCCGCGACGACGTCGAGGTGGTCGGTTCCGCGCCCCGACGCGTCTGGTGGTGCCCCCGTTGTCAGCCCGTGACGGTCGAGGCGGCGGCGACCGCTGCCGGCTGA
- a CDS encoding NUDIX hydrolase yields the protein MTRTDRSPSVDAARAALAAVAGPGAAPLVPALPTTADPRAAAVLMLFGVLDRVPADRPAAAGAVHRDLDVLLLARASTLRSHPGEVAFPGGRIDPGDADAPAAALREAREETGLDPSGVEVLGTLPAVPLAHSNHLVRPVLGWWRDPTPVRVVDQRESAAVFRTPVAELLDPANRGVTVLRRGGQEWRGPAFTVRSDQGVHTLWGFTAMLLDALFDRLAWTEPWDASHELPLPSGR from the coding sequence GTGACGCGGACGGACCGGTCGCCGTCGGTCGACGCTGCCCGCGCTGCGCTCGCCGCCGTCGCCGGTCCCGGAGCGGCCCCGCTGGTCCCTGCGTTGCCGACCACCGCGGACCCTCGTGCGGCGGCCGTGCTCATGCTCTTCGGCGTCCTCGACCGGGTGCCCGCCGACCGGCCGGCCGCAGCCGGTGCCGTCCACCGCGACCTCGACGTCCTGTTGCTCGCCCGGGCATCGACGCTCCGGTCGCACCCGGGCGAGGTCGCCTTCCCCGGTGGACGCATCGACCCCGGCGACGCGGACGCCCCCGCCGCGGCCCTGCGCGAGGCCCGCGAGGAGACCGGGCTCGACCCGTCCGGTGTGGAGGTCCTCGGGACCCTGCCCGCCGTGCCGCTCGCCCACTCGAACCACCTGGTGCGGCCCGTGCTCGGGTGGTGGCGCGACCCGACGCCCGTGCGGGTCGTCGACCAGCGGGAGTCCGCCGCGGTCTTCCGGACGCCGGTGGCAGAGCTGCTCGACCCGGCGAACCGCGGCGTGACGGTCCTGAGGCGGGGTGGTCAGGAGTGGCGCGGACCGGCCTTCACGGTACGGTCGGACCAGGGCGTGCACACGCTCTGGGGGTTCACCGCGATGCTCCTCGACGCGCTCTTCGACCGGCTCGCCTGGACGGAGCCGTGGGACGCGTCGCACGAGCTGCCGCTCCCCTCCGGGCGCTGA
- a CDS encoding AAA family ATPase, translating to MIVWINGTHGAGKTTTARLLQPMLPDAHVLDPEKIGEVLMDVRPPLPDHGDFQHWAPWRPLVVETARRVLDQVGGTLVMPQTVLVEAYWREIADGFAQHGIPVRHVVLHADQDTLRRRIEDDAVVGYSTFRMSRLAPYAEAADGWLHEAAEVVSTVDRAPEQVARDIADGQPAAVAAASTVTG from the coding sequence GTGATCGTGTGGATCAACGGCACCCACGGGGCCGGCAAGACGACGACGGCACGTCTGCTGCAGCCGATGCTGCCCGACGCCCACGTGCTCGACCCCGAGAAGATCGGCGAGGTCCTGATGGACGTCCGGCCGCCGCTGCCGGACCACGGTGACTTCCAGCACTGGGCCCCGTGGCGGCCGCTCGTCGTCGAGACGGCCCGACGGGTGCTCGACCAGGTCGGCGGCACGCTCGTCATGCCGCAGACCGTGCTGGTCGAGGCCTACTGGCGGGAGATCGCCGACGGTTTCGCGCAGCACGGGATCCCGGTGCGGCACGTCGTGCTCCATGCCGACCAGGACACCCTGCGCCGGCGGATCGAGGACGACGCGGTCGTCGGGTACTCGACGTTCCGGATGAGCCGGCTCGCACCCTACGCCGAGGCCGCGGACGGCTGGTTGCACGAGGCCGCCGAGGTCGTCTCCACTGTCGACCGCGCGCCGGAGCAGGTCGCCCGGGACATCGCCGACGGTCAGCCGGCAGCGGTCGCCGCCGCCTCGACCGTCACGGGCTGA
- a CDS encoding arsenate reductase ArsC — translation MTPPVAPTPGVTVPDQKPAVLFVCVHNAGRSQMAAGWLRHLAGDRVDVFSAGSEPADRINAVAVQAMAEEGIDIAGEQPAVLTTDAVRQADVVVTMGCGDACPVFPGKRYEDWALTDPAGLPIEQVRPVRDAVRQRVETLLAELV, via the coding sequence ATGACCCCACCCGTCGCCCCCACCCCCGGAGTCACCGTGCCCGACCAGAAGCCCGCCGTCCTGTTCGTCTGCGTCCACAACGCCGGCCGCTCCCAGATGGCGGCCGGGTGGCTGCGCCACCTGGCGGGCGACCGCGTCGACGTGTTCTCCGCCGGGTCGGAGCCCGCCGACCGGATCAACGCGGTCGCGGTGCAGGCGATGGCCGAGGAGGGCATCGACATCGCGGGGGAGCAGCCCGCCGTCCTCACCACCGACGCGGTCCGCCAGGCCGACGTGGTGGTGACCATGGGCTGCGGCGACGCCTGCCCCGTCTTCCCGGGCAAGCGCTACGAGGACTGGGCACTCACCGACCCGGCCGGCCTGCCGATCGAGCAGGTCCGTCCGGTGCGCGACGCGGTCCGGCAGCGCGTCGAGACCCTGCTCGCCGAGCTCGTCTAG
- a CDS encoding DUF1304 domain-containing protein, with protein sequence MTIVALVFAALAALLHVYIFVLESVLWTTPRARNTFGTSEQEAAATRSLAFNQGFYNLFLAVLVLVGIVVVASGQTAVGLTLVVAGTGSMLAAALVLFTSDATKRRAASTQGALPLLALVALGIAALV encoded by the coding sequence ATGACCATCGTCGCGCTCGTGTTCGCCGCCCTCGCCGCGCTCCTGCACGTGTACATCTTCGTGCTCGAGTCCGTCCTCTGGACCACCCCGCGCGCGCGGAACACCTTCGGCACCTCGGAGCAGGAGGCCGCCGCCACCCGGTCGCTCGCGTTCAACCAGGGCTTCTACAACCTGTTCCTCGCCGTGCTCGTCCTGGTCGGCATCGTCGTCGTCGCCTCCGGTCAGACCGCGGTCGGCCTGACCCTCGTCGTCGCCGGCACCGGCAGCATGCTCGCCGCCGCCCTGGTGCTGTTCACGAGCGACGCGACGAAGCGCCGCGCCGCGAGCACGCAGGGCGCGCTGCCGCTCCTGGCGCTGGTCGCGCTCGGGATCGCCGCGCTGGTCTAG
- a CDS encoding copper resistance CopC family protein: MRLRALLATVVVAAFAPVLLVAGPASAHDVLVASDPVADVTVAGDVDHVLLTLSEPPLSGLQTGIVISVTDAEGAEHTSGDVSVEGNTIAKDLDVSEAGSYLVRWRSVSVDGHPISGEYRFRSSGPAALDSSTDSGIAETPVPSATAAPTATATARADDASSIRDDMSATTAAAPAGGHQHHTILLLIVALVVVGFAGVVGIRALLARRNGVPADGPDGAGSDGPAAGSAAEDGTQR, from the coding sequence GTGCGTCTCCGAGCCCTCCTCGCCACCGTCGTCGTCGCAGCGTTCGCGCCCGTCCTGCTGGTCGCCGGACCGGCATCGGCCCACGACGTGCTGGTCGCGTCTGATCCCGTCGCCGACGTGACGGTCGCGGGAGACGTGGACCACGTCCTCCTGACCCTGTCCGAACCGCCGCTCAGCGGGCTGCAGACCGGCATCGTGATCAGCGTCACCGACGCGGAGGGCGCCGAGCACACGTCCGGGGACGTCAGCGTCGAGGGCAACACCATCGCGAAGGACCTCGACGTCTCCGAGGCCGGCTCGTACCTGGTGCGGTGGCGGAGCGTCTCCGTCGACGGGCACCCGATCTCGGGCGAGTACCGCTTCCGGTCGAGCGGCCCGGCGGCGCTGGACTCCTCGACGGACTCGGGCATCGCGGAGACACCGGTGCCGAGTGCCACGGCTGCGCCGACCGCGACCGCGACCGCGCGGGCGGACGATGCGTCCAGCATCCGCGACGACATGTCCGCCACGACCGCAGCTGCACCCGCAGGTGGCCACCAGCACCACACCATCCTGCTGCTGATCGTCGCGCTGGTCGTCGTCGGGTTCGCCGGTGTCGTCGGCATCCGCGCCCTGCTGGCCCGTCGGAACGGCGTCCCCGCCGACGGCCCGGACGGGGCCGGATCGGACGGCCCGGCAGCCGGCAGCGCCGCCGAGGACGGCACGCAGCGGTGA
- a CDS encoding NAD-dependent epimerase/dehydratase family protein yields the protein MDIVVIGATGHIGTFLVPRLVRAGHRVTVVTRGTSAPYADAPEWEQVERITADREQEDRDGTFGARIAALGADAVVDLVCFTLHSAEQLVRALRGSRTHLVHCGSIWRAGVSHVLPITEETATPPSGEYGTQKDAIARMLLQETAHGGVTTTSIHPGHISGPGWMPIGPLGNLDPSVITRLATGETVEVPGLGAESMAHVHADDVAQLFQLAVEQRDAAAGQDFFATAPTALTVRGYADLVASWVGREARLESVSWDRFRETTAPEHADASWEHLSRSQVFSTEKPQRVLGYAPAYTASETVRDALRWQAAHGDLDVPGTFRP from the coding sequence ATGGACATCGTCGTCATCGGAGCCACCGGCCACATCGGCACATTCCTGGTCCCCCGCCTCGTCCGGGCCGGCCACCGCGTCACCGTCGTGACGCGCGGCACCAGCGCCCCGTACGCGGACGCTCCCGAGTGGGAGCAGGTCGAGCGGATCACCGCCGACCGTGAGCAGGAGGACCGTGACGGCACCTTCGGCGCCCGCATCGCCGCGCTCGGTGCCGACGCCGTCGTCGACCTCGTCTGCTTCACCCTCCACTCCGCCGAGCAGCTCGTCCGGGCGCTCCGCGGCAGCCGCACCCACCTCGTGCACTGCGGCTCGATCTGGCGTGCCGGCGTCTCGCACGTGCTGCCGATCACCGAGGAGACCGCCACCCCGCCGTCCGGCGAGTACGGCACCCAGAAGGACGCGATCGCCCGCATGCTCCTGCAGGAGACCGCCCATGGTGGTGTCACGACGACCTCGATCCACCCCGGGCACATCAGCGGTCCGGGCTGGATGCCGATCGGACCGCTCGGCAACCTCGACCCGTCGGTGATCACGCGGTTGGCCACCGGCGAGACCGTCGAGGTCCCCGGTCTCGGCGCGGAGTCGATGGCCCACGTGCACGCCGACGACGTCGCCCAGCTGTTCCAGCTGGCGGTCGAGCAGCGTGACGCCGCGGCCGGACAGGACTTCTTCGCGACCGCCCCGACGGCGCTCACGGTCCGCGGGTACGCGGACCTGGTCGCATCGTGGGTCGGCCGGGAGGCACGGCTCGAGTCCGTCAGCTGGGACCGGTTCCGTGAGACCACGGCTCCGGAGCACGCCGACGCCAGCTGGGAGCACCTGTCCCGCAGCCAGGTGTTCAGCACCGAGAAGCCGCAGCGTGTGCTCGGTTACGCGCCGGCGTACACGGCGTCGGAGACGGTGCGCGACGCGCTGCGGTGGCAGGCGGCCCACGGCGATCTCGACGTGCCGGGGACGTTCCGCCCCTGA
- a CDS encoding NAD(P)H-binding protein, whose protein sequence is MSNVILFGGHGKVALLATRILTERGHSVTSVIRNPDQQDEVRAHGGEPRIADVQEQSLTDFADLIRGHDAVVWSAGAGGGSADRTWAIDRDAAVLSVQGAAQAGVDRYVMVSWSGSTLDHGIPQDQDFFAYAQSKMIADAVLRDSGLQWTIVAPSTLTDDEPTGSVDWDGSSSQVPRGDVAHVVADVVEDSSTAGRTIRFNGGGTAIAEFLQQR, encoded by the coding sequence ATGAGCAACGTCATCCTGTTCGGCGGCCACGGCAAGGTCGCACTCCTCGCCACCCGCATCCTCACCGAGCGCGGCCACAGCGTCACGTCGGTGATCCGCAACCCGGACCAGCAGGACGAGGTCCGCGCGCACGGCGGCGAGCCCCGCATCGCCGACGTGCAGGAGCAGTCGCTCACGGACTTCGCCGACCTGATCCGCGGGCACGACGCCGTCGTCTGGTCGGCCGGCGCCGGTGGCGGGTCTGCGGACCGCACCTGGGCGATCGACCGCGACGCGGCCGTGCTGTCCGTGCAGGGCGCCGCGCAGGCCGGGGTCGACCGGTACGTGATGGTGTCGTGGTCCGGATCGACGCTCGACCACGGGATCCCGCAGGACCAGGACTTCTTCGCGTACGCGCAGTCCAAGATGATCGCCGACGCGGTGCTCCGTGACTCCGGGCTGCAGTGGACGATCGTCGCGCCGAGCACCCTGACCGACGACGAGCCGACCGGGTCGGTGGACTGGGACGGCTCGTCGTCGCAGGTGCCGCGCGGCGACGTGGCGCACGTGGTCGCCGACGTCGTCGAGGACTCGTCGACGGCCGGTCGGACCATCCGCTTCAACGGCGGCGGGACGGCGATCGCCGAGTTCCTGCAGCAGCGGTAG
- a CDS encoding MFS transporter, with protein MSEDAPPATMTRGRTLLFAVAGGAAVGNLYWAQPLLDDVASDLGTSPASAGLLVTLTQVGYALGILLLVPLGDVVDRRRLVPGVLAASAVALLAAALAPGFPALLVALALVGATTVAGQLLIPLAGDLADPAARGRVVGTIASGVLTGILLSRTVSGVIADVAGWRSVYVLAAVVAVVLAVLLARAVPRLPERERVRYPQLLASVAGVVRAHRAVRVTLVVSASVFAVFTMFWTALTFLLSGAPFGYSTTAIGAVGLVGLAGAVAAQRVGRLHDRGWSVPVTGAALVLVLVSLVVAGLGARSIVVVLVAVLLLDVGVQGANVLNQTRLFAIDPAARSRLNTAFVTCNFVGGAVGSAVAGVLWKVGGWTAVTIGAAVLIGFATTVWAVHRRGALALPERAAQS; from the coding sequence ATGAGCGAGGACGCCCCTCCGGCGACGATGACGCGTGGCCGGACGCTGCTCTTCGCCGTGGCCGGTGGTGCGGCCGTCGGGAACCTGTACTGGGCGCAGCCCCTGCTCGACGACGTCGCGTCGGACCTCGGGACCTCGCCGGCGTCCGCGGGACTCCTCGTCACGCTGACGCAGGTCGGCTACGCGCTCGGGATCCTGCTGCTCGTGCCGCTCGGCGACGTCGTCGACCGACGACGCCTGGTCCCCGGCGTGCTCGCGGCCTCCGCGGTCGCCCTGCTCGCCGCCGCGCTCGCGCCGGGGTTCCCCGCGCTGCTCGTCGCACTCGCGTTGGTCGGTGCGACGACGGTCGCCGGGCAGCTCCTCATCCCGCTCGCGGGCGACCTGGCAGACCCGGCGGCACGCGGCCGGGTGGTGGGGACGATCGCATCCGGGGTGCTGACCGGCATCCTGCTGTCCCGGACGGTCAGCGGGGTGATCGCGGACGTCGCCGGGTGGCGCAGCGTGTACGTCCTCGCCGCGGTGGTCGCGGTCGTGCTGGCGGTCCTGCTCGCACGGGCGGTCCCGCGTCTGCCGGAGCGCGAGCGGGTGCGGTACCCGCAGCTCCTGGCGTCGGTGGCCGGCGTCGTCCGCGCACACCGGGCGGTCCGCGTGACGCTGGTCGTCAGCGCGTCCGTGTTCGCCGTGTTCACGATGTTCTGGACGGCGCTGACGTTCCTGCTCAGCGGCGCGCCGTTCGGGTACTCGACCACCGCGATCGGCGCCGTCGGCCTGGTCGGGCTCGCGGGGGCCGTGGCGGCGCAGCGGGTCGGGCGGCTGCACGACCGTGGCTGGTCGGTCCCGGTGACCGGTGCCGCGCTCGTGCTGGTGCTCGTGTCGCTGGTGGTCGCCGGCCTGGGCGCGCGGTCGATCGTGGTGGTGCTCGTCGCGGTGCTGCTGCTCGACGTCGGGGTGCAGGGCGCGAACGTGCTGAACCAGACGCGCCTGTTCGCGATCGACCCCGCGGCACGCAGTCGGCTGAACACGGCCTTCGTCACGTGCAACTTCGTCGGCGGCGCGGTCGGTTCCGCCGTCGCCGGGGTGCTCTGGAAGGTCGGTGGTTGGACCGCCGTGACGATCGGCGCCGCCGTGCTCATCGGTTTCGCGACGACGGTCTGGGCCGTGCACCGGCGCGGGGCGCTCGCGCTCCCGGAGCGCGCTGCACAGAGCTGA
- a CDS encoding DUF4126 family protein: MSKHDEQHTLVRTLALGFLSGGRSSTPLAVLALNHDNKAVKGDWQQWKVFSTPLGRGLLVASAIGELIGDKSPKAPARISPLGLIGRIGAGAFAGAALGTTGRRDLRIEGAVLGGIGAVVGSFLGWAARKALSSSGLPDPVGALAEDAAVIAGSVKAVSGS; encoded by the coding sequence ATGAGCAAGCACGACGAGCAGCACACCCTGGTCCGGACCCTGGCACTCGGGTTCCTCAGCGGCGGACGGAGCAGCACCCCGCTGGCGGTGCTCGCGCTGAACCACGACAACAAGGCCGTGAAGGGTGACTGGCAGCAGTGGAAGGTGTTCAGCACGCCGCTCGGCCGCGGCCTGCTCGTCGCCTCTGCCATCGGTGAACTCATCGGTGACAAGTCCCCGAAGGCCCCCGCGCGCATCTCGCCGCTCGGGCTGATCGGCCGCATCGGAGCCGGAGCGTTCGCGGGCGCGGCGCTCGGCACCACGGGTCGGCGCGACCTGCGCATCGAGGGCGCGGTGCTCGGTGGGATCGGTGCGGTCGTCGGCAGCTTCCTCGGCTGGGCGGCGCGCAAGGCGCTCAGCAGCTCGGGCCTGCCCGACCCGGTCGGCGCGCTCGCCGAGGACGCCGCGGTCATCGCCGGTTCCGTCAAGGCGGTCAGCGGGTCCTAG